A genomic segment from Rhinatrema bivittatum chromosome 19, aRhiBiv1.1, whole genome shotgun sequence encodes:
- the LOC115080200 gene encoding tubulin beta-7 chain, with protein sequence MREIVHIQAGQCGNQIGAKFWEVISDEHGIDPTGTYHGDSDLQLDRISVYYNEATGGKYVPRAILVDLEPGTMDSVRSGPFGQIFRPDNFVFGQSGAGNNWAKGHYTEGAELVDSVLDVVRKEAESCDCLQGFQLTHSLGGGTGSGMGTLLISKIREEYPDRIMNTFSVVPSPKVSDTVVEPYNATLSVHQLVENTDETYCIDNEALYDICFRTLKLTTPTYGDLNHLVSATMSGVTTCLRFPGQLNADLRKLAVNMVPFPRLHFFMPGFAPLTSRGSQQYRALTVPELTQQVFDAKNMMAACDPRHGRYLTVAAVFRGRMSMKEVDEQMLNVQNKNSSYFVEWIPNNVKTAVCDIPPRGLKMAVTFIGNSTAIQELFKRISEQFTAMFRRKAFLHWYTGEGMDEMEFTEAESNMNDLVSEYQQYQDATAEEEEDFGEEAEEEA encoded by the exons ATGAGGGAAATTGTGCACATCCAGGCCGGCCAGTGTGGCAACCAGATCGGGGCTAAG TTTTGGGAAGTGATCAGTGATGAACATGGTATTGACCCCACCGGTACCTATCACGGGGACAGTGACCTGCAGCTGGACAGAATCAGCGTGTACTACAATGAGGCCACAG GTGGAAAATACGTCCCCCGAGCCATCCTGGTGGACCTGGAACCCGGGACCATGGATTCAGTCCGGTCTGGACCCTTCGGACAGATCTTCAGACCTGACAACTTTGTCTTTG GCCAGAGTGGAGCAGGGAACAACTGGGCCAAGGGGCACTACACAGAAGGGGCTGAGCTGGTGGACTCCGTGCTGGACGTGGTGAGGAAGGAGGCCGAGAGCTGTGACTGTCTTCAGGGCTTCCAGCTCACCCATTCACTAGGCGGGGGCACTGGCTCCGGCATGGGGACCCTTCTCATCAGCAAGATCCGGGAGGAGTACCCGGACCGTATCATGAATACTTTCAGCGTGGTGCCCTCACCCAAGGTCTCAGACACTGTGGTGGAGCCCTACAACGCCACTCTGTCGGTCCATCAGCTGGTAGAGAACACGGACGAGACCTACTGCATAGACAATGAAGCCTTGTACGACATCTGCTTCCGCACCCTCAAGCTGACCACCCCCACCTATGGTGACCTGAACCACCTGGTCTCTGCCACCATGAGCGGCGTGACCACCTGCCTGCGCTTCCCCGGCCAGCTCAATGCCGACCTTCGCAAGCTGGCGGTCAACATGGTCCCCTTCCCCCGCCTTCACTTCTTCATGCCCGGCTTTGCCCCGCTGACCAGCCGGGGCAGCCAGCAGTACCGTGCCCTGACAGTGCCTGAGCTGACCCAGCAGGTCTTCGATGCCAAGAACATGATGGCGGCCTGCGACCCGCGCCATGGCCGCTACCTGACGGTGGCTGCCGTCTTCCGTGGCCGAATGTCCATGAAGGAGGTGGATGAGCAGATGCTGAACGTGCAGAACAAGAACAGCAGCTACTTTGTGGAATGGATCCCCAACAACGTGAAGACGGCTGTCTGCGACATCCCGCCCCGAGGCCTCAAAATGGCAGTCACCTTCATCGGTAACAGCACCGCCATCCAGGAGCTGTTCAAGCGCATCTCGGAGCAGTTCACCGCCATGTTCCGCCGCAAGGCCTTCCTCCACTGGTACACGGGCGAGGGCATGGATGAGATGGAGTTCACCGAGGCAGAGAGCAACATGAACGACCTGGTCTCCGAATACCAGCAGTACCAGGATGCCACCgctgaggaagaggaagatttCGGCGAGGAGGCGGAGGAGGAGGCCTAA